The following nucleotide sequence is from Aneurinibacillus soli.
GGGAAAAGGGACGTGAGCGTATTGCTGGAAGTTACCGAACGGACTTACAGGACAGCAGCGAAGGCACGTATGCCTTTCGTTTGCTGTCCTTTTTATTTTATGCGGGATAGAGAGAATATTCAGGAAAAAGAGGAGAGAGAAGCATGAGTTTGATTGTACAGAAATTCGGCGGTACATCAGTAGGAACGGTAGAGCGCATCCAGGCGGTGGCACATCGTGTCATTCAGACGCGGAACGCTGGACATGATGTCGTTGTAGTCGTATCCGCCATGGGAAAATCAACAGATGTGCTTGTGGATATGGCGAAGCAGATTACAGCAGAACCACCTGCTCGGGAGATGGATATGCTTTTGACAACTGGAGAACAAGTATCTATTGCCTTATTGTCGATGGCGCTTCAGGCGGAAGGTCAGTCTGCTGTTTCGATGACAGGCTGGCAGGCAGGTATTACGACAGAAGATGTACATACAAAGGCACGTATTGTACAGATCGATCCAGCAACGATGCAGGATGCCCTTGCCGCTGGTAACGTTGTCATCGTTGCGGGTTTCCAGGGAATTACAGAAGATGGACAGATCACAACGCTTGGTCGCGGCGGCTCGGATACGACAGCGGTAGCACTTGCCGGGGCATTGAAAGCTGATCTGTGTGAAATTTATACGGATGTAGACGGCGTCTATACAGCCGACCCGCGCATTGTGTCATCTGCCCGGAAACTTACAACCATTTCGCATGATGAGATGCTTGAACTGGCTACACTGGGTGCTGGCGTACTGCACCCGCGTGCGGTTGAATGCGCCAAACAGCATGGCGTGCCGCTTGTGGTGCGCTCTAGCTTTGGTTATGAAGAAGGAACACGAGTACAGGAGGAAGTAGATATGGAACAAGGACTGATTATTAGCGGAATCGCCCATGATAAAAACGTAGCAAAAATTACAGTAGCAGATATGCCGATGCAGGTGGATACGATGTCGAAGTTGTTCACGACACTGGCTGACGAGCATATTAATGTGGATGTGATCATTCAGAGTTCGTACGAAGCAGATACAACGAATGTCTCATTTTCCGTAAGTGGAGACGAGGTAAAGCGGACGCTGCAAATTTTGTTGCGTGAAAAAGAACATCTGCACTTTGGCTATGCTGTAGCGGAAGAAGAACTGGCCAAAGTATCCATTGTAGGTGCAGGTATGATTACCAATCCGGGAGTAGCGGCTCAGATGTTCCGTTGTTTGGCAGACGCGGGAATTGAAATCAAAATGGTATCGACATCCGAGATTAAAGTATCGTGTGTTGTACCGCTTGAGCAAATGGAAAACGCCGTACGCAGCCTGCATACATCATTTGGACTTGACGTAGTAGAACGCGCAGTTGTCCATTCAGCGCAATAAGTAAGATTCATAGTAAAAGGCCGGTCACTTGGACCGGCCTTTTACTATCGCTATGGTACAGAAGGTGTGTTGAATCATGCTTATGCTGTATGATCTGTTTTTGACTGTGAATGCGACGGCATAAGTCCCGCTGCTTTTAGACGGCGGATGACCAGAACGCCGACATAAGATGCAAGCGCGATTTTGAGCAGATCTGGTGCGATAAACGGAGTCATCCCAACAGCAATCGCTTTGTTCCATGTCAGATGTGCAACCAGTTTAAGCTGTGCGACACCTAATGCATAAATAATAGCCAGGCCAACTACATTGGCGAGAAAAGCACGGATAACTGTTATTGTATCCCGCTTAAGCATCATGCCCATCACAAATGCTGCGACGATGTAGCCAATCAAATAACCGCCTGTTGGACCTACAAGCACGGATGCCCCGGTTTTAAACTGTGCGAATACCGGAACTCCAATCACGCCGAGCAGTATATATAACAACACAGCAAGCGTCCCGTATCTCTGTCCGAGAATAATAACGGTAAGGGCGATAGCAAAGTTCTGCATCGTGAATGGGACCATTGGAAGGAAGGAAATAGATAGCTGTGCACATACCGAAATAATGGCACAAAATAAGGCCGAAAGAATCATCATTTTCAAACGTTGACTTTGCATGGCGTTTCTCCTTTATGTTAACTATGGTTTTATT
It contains:
- a CDS encoding aspartate kinase, translating into MSLIVQKFGGTSVGTVERIQAVAHRVIQTRNAGHDVVVVVSAMGKSTDVLVDMAKQITAEPPAREMDMLLTTGEQVSIALLSMALQAEGQSAVSMTGWQAGITTEDVHTKARIVQIDPATMQDALAAGNVVIVAGFQGITEDGQITTLGRGGSDTTAVALAGALKADLCEIYTDVDGVYTADPRIVSSARKLTTISHDEMLELATLGAGVLHPRAVECAKQHGVPLVVRSSFGYEEGTRVQEEVDMEQGLIISGIAHDKNVAKITVADMPMQVDTMSKLFTTLADEHINVDVIIQSSYEADTTNVSFSVSGDEVKRTLQILLREKEHLHFGYAVAEEELAKVSIVGAGMITNPGVAAQMFRCLADAGIEIKMVSTSEIKVSCVVPLEQMENAVRSLHTSFGLDVVERAVVHSAQ
- a CDS encoding biotin transporter BioY, which produces MQSQRLKMMILSALFCAIISVCAQLSISFLPMVPFTMQNFAIALTVIILGQRYGTLAVLLYILLGVIGVPVFAQFKTGASVLVGPTGGYLIGYIVAAFVMGMMLKRDTITVIRAFLANVVGLAIIYALGVAQLKLVAHLTWNKAIAVGMTPFIAPDLLKIALASYVGVLVIRRLKAAGLMPSHSQSKTDHTA